In Corallococcus caeni, the following are encoded in one genomic region:
- a CDS encoding arsinothricin resistance N-acetyltransferase ArsN1 family A: MTALPTVRAATREDRAAIAAIYNAALAERASTFETRPRTPEDIDAWLGKRHPVLVAEEDGRVIAYASTSAYSPRECYAGIADFSIYVAPEARGRDVGRHLMQALMKEVEAAGFHKLTSRVFATNVRSRALLGRLGFREVGVHEKHAPLDGVWHDVVVVEKLLPANVK; encoded by the coding sequence ATGACCGCGCTGCCCACCGTCCGGGCCGCCACGCGTGAGGACCGGGCCGCCATCGCGGCCATCTACAACGCGGCCCTCGCCGAGCGCGCCTCCACCTTCGAGACGCGCCCGCGCACGCCCGAGGACATCGACGCGTGGCTGGGCAAGCGCCACCCGGTGCTGGTGGCGGAGGAGGACGGGCGCGTCATCGCGTACGCCTCCACCAGCGCGTACAGCCCGCGCGAGTGCTACGCGGGCATCGCGGACTTCAGCATCTACGTGGCGCCGGAGGCCCGGGGCCGCGACGTGGGCCGGCACCTGATGCAGGCGCTGATGAAGGAGGTGGAGGCCGCGGGCTTCCACAAGCTCACCTCGCGCGTCTTCGCCACCAACGTGCGCAGCCGCGCGCTGCTGGGGCGGCTGGGGTTCCGGGAGGTGGGCGTGCACGAGAAGCACGCCCCGCTGGACGGGGTGTGGCACGACGTGGTGGTGGTGGAGAAGCTGCTGCCGGCGAACGTGAAGTAA
- a CDS encoding nuclear transport factor 2 family protein codes for MPMERAQRFVDALLKLEEHGDIEPMVALFTDDAQVSNVASPSVFSGVDGARRFWTEYKGTLGQVKSTFRNMIESGDRVALEWETQGTAHNGAAVAYEGVSILEWDGDRVRRFFAYFDPHALGQELSHGSAPRSEVPSTTPA; via the coding sequence ATGCCGATGGAACGAGCGCAGCGGTTCGTGGACGCACTGCTGAAACTGGAGGAGCACGGCGACATCGAGCCGATGGTCGCCCTCTTCACCGACGACGCGCAGGTGAGCAACGTCGCCTCGCCCAGCGTCTTCTCCGGCGTCGACGGCGCCCGCCGCTTCTGGACCGAGTACAAGGGCACCCTGGGCCAGGTGAAGTCCACCTTCCGCAACATGATTGAGTCCGGCGACCGCGTGGCCCTGGAGTGGGAGACGCAGGGCACCGCGCACAACGGCGCCGCCGTCGCCTACGAGGGCGTCTCCATCCTCGAGTGGGATGGCGACCGGGTCCGCCGCTTCTTCGCCTACTTCGACCCGCACGCCCTGGGGCAGGAGCTGTCCCACGGCAGCGCACCCCGTTC